The Podospora pseudocomata strain CBS 415.72m chromosome 1 map unlocalized CBS415.72m_1, whole genome shotgun sequence genome has a segment encoding these proteins:
- a CDS encoding uncharacterized protein (COG:S; EggNog:ENOG503NWQ1), which produces MAPPIQDCSCCSSSSSLSMSSSPDTPITPTTPTIRPASKLFRIDMHTHIMPPSLPDLSSLTPPSDSTYQWPSFRPVSSPDAKPGEIDMFVGPNFFRRVQANCYDPAVRIKEMDAVGVDVQVLSTVPVLFCYDAPLEPAVVLARALNDHIAEICRQYPERFAGLGTVPLQDTTSAVEELRRIKGMKGMKGIQIGTSITENMMLDDERLEEFWKECEELDVPVFVHPLGYSLPRENKARWGKYWGSWLVGMPSETALAMLAVTCSGLLGRYPRLRVCFAHAGGAFPALMGRVQKGYDCRSDLVAMDSPEVSPKDYFRGKGGEEEGGIYLDSLTHDPDLLGFILAKLGPGGKGRVLLGSDYPFPLGEVPMAGKMIVEDESVDQFLKWEEKAWILGRNAIRFLKLGKEFESKFNSRLQEAADESWNRWNSTVSGGLPVRPKEIAHSGGRDGRPVMIRDQDWEVSSFSSESL; this is translated from the coding sequence ATGGCACCACCAATCCAAGACtgcagctgctgctccagctcctcctccctctccatgtcctcctccccagacaCCCCAATcaccccaacaacgccaacaaTCCGCCCGGCCTCGAAGCTCTTCAGGATAGACATGCACACCCACATCAtgcccccatccctcccagacctctcctccctcaccccaccATCAGACAGCACCTACCAATGGCCCTCCTTCCgccccgtctcctcccccgatgCCAAGCCCGGGGAGATCGACATGTTTGTCGGCCCAAACTTCTTCCGCCGCGTCCAAGCAAACTGCTACGACCCCGCCGTCCGCATCAAGGAGATGGACGCCGTAGGCGTAGACGTCCAAGtcctctccaccgtcccAGTTCTCTTCTGCTACGACGCCCCGCTAGAGCCAGCGGTTGTTCTGGCCAGGGCGTTGAATGATCATATCGCGGAGATATGCCGGCAGTATCCTGAACGGTTCGCCGGGTTGGGGACTGTGCCATTGCAGGATACCACCTCCGCAGTGGAAGAGCTGAGACGGATAAAAGGAAtgaaggggatgaaggggATCCAAATCGGGACTTCGATCACGGAGAACATGATGCTGGATGATGAGCGGCTGGAAGAGTTCTGGAAGGAGTGCGAGGAGTTGGATGTGCCTGTTTTTGTGCACCCCTTGGGGTATTCCCTGCCGAGGGAGAATAAGGCCCGGTGGGGGAAATACTGGGGGAGTTGGCTTGTTGGTATGCCTTCTGAGACGGcgttggccatgttggcggTTACGTGctcggggttgttggggcggtatccgaggttgagggtttGCTTTGCTCATGCGGGTGGGGCTTTTCCTgctttgatggggagggtgcagaAGGGGTATGATTGTAGGTCGGACTTGGTTGCTATGGACTCGCCGGAGGTTTCACCGAAGGATTATTTTAGGGGGaaaggaggtgaggaggagggagggatatATCTTGATTCTTTGACGCATGATCCTGATTTGTTGGGGTTTATACTTGCAAAGTTGGGGCcgggtgggaaggggagggttttACTTGGGAGTGACTACCCTTTTCCGCTGGGTGAAGTGCCCATGGCAGGAAAGATGAttgttgaggatgagagTGTGGATCAGTTCTTgaagtgggaggagaaggcgtgGATTCTGGGGAGAAATGCCATCAGGTTTTTGAAGTTGgggaaggagtttgagagcAAATTTAACAGCAGGTTGCAAGAAGCTGCTGACGAGAGTTGGAATAGGTGGAACAGTACTGTATCGGGAGGGCTGCCTGTCAGGCCAAAGGAGATTGCGCACAGTGGAGGGAGAGATGGCAGACCGGTGATGATTCGTGATCAGGACTGGGAGGTGTCGTCTTTTAGTAGTGAAAGTCTGTAG
- a CDS encoding uncharacterized protein (COG:G; EggNog:ENOG503NUE4): protein MSTQATLFTNGRIFLSGVNPGTNAGLTRSPTFADCMLVRGDKIEHVGSSSDEVISTALASRSVTTHDLQGKTVLPGFVDGHLHLMLLGQALNKLDLVRCKDLEEIRSTIREYAAANPNMPRILCRGYMHIQLPNGATAADLDDLDELNRPILIDSKDLHSTWCNTAGIKELGAENWADVPGGVIERNSNGKLTGVFSEAANITYVWPYLASVASMEERTAAIRSAVTAYHEAGYTGMIDMAMDEGAWEAIQALIATDGSIPIRLACYWLVKPLPTEAETLAQVDRAIELASQFNASTAPDCRIVGIKVICDGIIDACTAGLSQPYEHNSHFEVPLWTHAQLEPVVKRANAAGLQIALHAIGDATIKMVVDILSAHANPDNRPRVEHIELASAEDAARLGQNRITASIQPVHADPAILKAWPKLLGQHRCGRAFAYREFADHGAPLALGSDAPTAPHAPLGNVYVATTRKSYREPELETAVNPHFALGLCESVAAATEGAAYSCFDDHRIGSLKKGHKADFVVVDMEWENEKLMQSKITETWYDGNKVFSA, encoded by the coding sequence ATGTCCACTCAAGCAACCCTCTTCACCAATGGCCGCATTTTTCTCTCCGGAGTAAACCCCGGCACCAACGCCGGTCTCACCCGGTCCCCAACATTTGCCGACTGCATGCTCGTCCGTGGTGACAAGATTGAACATGTGGGCTCATCTTCAGATGAGGTCATCAGCACGGCTCTTGCCTCCAGATCAGTAACCACCCATGACCTCCAAGGAAAAACCGTTCTCCCTGGATTCGTTGATGGGCATCTTCATCTCATGCTCCTTGGTCAAGCTCTCAACAAGCTTGACCTGGTGAGATGCAAAGACCTCGAAGAAATCCGTTCAACCATCAGAGAATATGCTGCCGCCAACCCAAACATGCCTCGCATCTTATGCAGAGGATACATGCACATTCAACTTCCCAACGGAGCCACAGCCGCTGACCTGGACGACCTCGACGAGCTCAACCGTCCCATCCTTATCGACTCCAAAGACCTTCACTCAACCTGGTGCAACACAGCCGGCATCAAAGAACTCGGCGCAGAAAACTGGGCCGACGTCCCAGGCGGCGTCATCGAAAGGAACTCCAACGGCAAGCTCACCGGCGTCTTCTCcgaagcagccaacatcacTTACGTTTGGCCCTATCTCGCCAGCGTAGCCTCCATGGAAGAGCGTACAGCCGCCATCCGCTCCGCCGTCACAGCCTACCACGAAGCAGGCTACACCGGCATGATCGACATGGCCATGGACGAAGGCGCCTGGGAAGCCATCCAAGCCCTCATCGCAACCGACggctccatccccatccgcctCGCCTGCTACTGGCTCGTCAAGCCCCTCCCAACCGAAGCTGAAACCCTCGCCCAAGTCGACCGCGCCATCGAGCTCGCCTCCCAGTtcaacgcctccaccgcccccgacTGCCGGATCGTCGGCATCAAGGTAATCTGCGACGGCATCATCGACGCCTGCACCGCCGGCCTCTCCCAGCCCTACGAGCACAACTCCCACTTCGAAGTCCCCCTCTGGACCCACGCCCAGCTCGAACCAGTTGTCAAACGCGCCAACGCCGCCGGCCTCCAAATCGCCCTCCACGCCATCGGCGACgcaaccatcaaaatggtAGTCgacatcctctccgcccacGCCAACCCAGACAACCGCCCCCGAGTAGAGCACATCGAGCTCGCCAGCGCAGAAGACGCCGCCCGCCTGGGCCAAAACCGCATCACAGCCTCCATCCAGCCCGTCCACGCCGACCCAGCCATCCTCAAAGCCTGGCCCAAACTCCTCGGCCAGCACCGCTGCGGTAGAGCCTTTGCCTACCGCGAATTCGCCGACCACGGCGCGCCCCTCGCTCTGGGAAGCGACGCCCCTACCGCACCTCACGCCCCGCTTGGAAACGTCTACGTGGCCACCACCCGCAAATCATACCGCGAGCCGGAGCTCGAAACAGCCGTCAACCCTCATTTTGCCCTCGGATTGTGCGAGTCTGTCGCCGCGGCTACGGAAGGGGCAGCCTACAGTTGCTTTGACGACCACAGAATAGGCTCGTTGAAGAAGGGTCACAAAGCTGACTTTGTCGTCGTGGACATGGAGTGGGAAAATGAGAAGCTGATGCAGTCCAAGATTACAGAGACGTGGTACGACGGGAACAAGGTTTTTTCGGCTTGA
- a CDS encoding uncharacterized protein (COG:E; EggNog:ENOG503PAA8), with translation MTTNVAKVAGISAGAALLGLGIPYFTRIAPPQITSFITDLPVAKVPLSLSFLKNNTGSEPVSTKAPFSCDTSHSYRTELVSLDPLIIYIHNLITPTEITQLLQAGEPEFAPSKVTKGGRQQNTKERTSSSAGLPEDNPTVQCVLKRARNFLGNMFRDGWDEMGQPQLVRYTTGQQFTLHHDWFASPLWADDGSWNTWNRLASFFAILEDDCTGGETYFPFAKSIVAPGPKGEQPGITQRESGGGEQQKPLWREHEDGGLAFRPVAGNSLFWINLHPNGTGDTRTKHAGLPLESGQKTAMNIWPRQYYAYE, from the coding sequence ATGACTACAAACGTGGCCAAGGTGGCGGGTATCTCTGCTGGAGCAGCTCTGCTCGGATTAGGGATACCATACTTCACTAGGATCGCTCCACCACAAATCACATCCTTCATCACTGATCTTCCTGTTGCTAAAGTCCCTCTGAGTCTTTCATTCTTGAAGAATAACACGGGGAGTGAGCCCGTCAGCACCAAGGCGCCCTTCTCCTGCGATACCTCCCACTCCTACCGCACTGAGCTGGTCTCTCTTGACCCGTTGATTATCTACATACACAACCTCATTACCCCGACTGAGATtacccagctcctccaagctGGCGAGCCCGAATTTGCTCCATCAAAAGTCACCAAGGGAGGTCGCCAACAAAACACAAAGGAACGGACGTCGAGCTCTGCTGGACTACCAGAAGACAACCCGACAGTACAATGCGTCCTCAAGCGAGCTCGCAACTTCTTGGGTAACATGTTCCGCGATGgctgggatgagatgggtcAACCTCAGCTGGTTCGATACACAACCGGACAGCAATTCACCCTGCACCATGACTGGTTCGCCAGTCCGCTCTGGGCAGACGATGGGAGCTGGAATACATGGAACAGGCTTGCGAGCTTCTTTGCCATTCTGGAGGACGACTGCACAGGCGGTGAAACATACTTTCCTTTTGCAAAGAGCATCGTCGCACCCGGCCCCAAGGGGGAGCAACCTGGAATCACCCAAAGGGAaagcgggggtggggagcaACAGAAACCACTGTGGAGGGAGCATGAAGATGGGGGACTGGCATTCCGGCCTGTTGCTGGTAATTCTTTGTTCTGGATCAATCTACATCCCAACGGCACGGGGGACACGCGCACGAAACACGCCGGTCTACCGTTGGAGAGTGGGCAGAAGACGGCGATGAATATTTGGCCACGGCAGTATTATGCCTACGAGTGA